A single region of the Plantactinospora soyae genome encodes:
- a CDS encoding ABC transporter permease yields the protein MIRLIRAEFRRLLAARLWPVALVIAVACGGGLIGLLTLVGPENFDPPMPGIDTETGVRAILGMVGYTMFIPALLGALAVPAEHRHGTIDFTFLFAPRRWQVLLSKLVTYGLAGLVYGLVLTGSGAAAFFLGAATQGVVPGLSTGLILELFARLALNMAAYTLIGVGIGALIRNQTAALAVVGGFFYLLEPLLAIIPGVSRLYPFLPAGATASLTGFSYIVDAAAEGLGTTPVQLMSPLGGGLLLLGYAVVAAVLAIAVPMRRDIT from the coding sequence ATGATCCGCTTGATCAGGGCCGAGTTCCGTCGGCTGCTGGCCGCCCGGCTCTGGCCGGTGGCACTGGTGATCGCCGTGGCGTGCGGGGGCGGCCTGATCGGCCTGCTGACCCTGGTCGGCCCGGAGAACTTCGACCCACCCATGCCGGGAATCGACACCGAGACCGGGGTACGGGCCATCCTCGGCATGGTCGGATACACGATGTTCATTCCGGCGCTGCTGGGCGCGCTGGCCGTCCCCGCCGAGCACCGGCACGGGACGATCGACTTCACCTTCCTGTTCGCGCCCCGACGCTGGCAGGTACTGCTGTCGAAACTGGTCACCTACGGTCTCGCCGGTCTGGTGTACGGCCTGGTGCTCACCGGCTCCGGCGCGGCGGCGTTCTTCCTCGGTGCGGCGACCCAGGGCGTGGTTCCCGGCCTGTCCACCGGACTGATCCTCGAACTGTTCGCCCGACTGGCCCTCAACATGGCGGCGTACACCCTGATCGGCGTCGGGATCGGTGCGTTGATCCGTAACCAGACGGCGGCGCTGGCCGTGGTCGGCGGGTTCTTCTACCTGCTCGAACCACTGCTCGCGATCATCCCCGGGGTGAGCCGGCTCTACCCGTTCCTGCCCGCCGGAGCGACCGCCTCGCTCACCGGATTCAGTTACATCGTCGATGCGGCGGCCGAGGGGCTCGGCACCACGCCGGTCCAGCTGATGTCACCGCTGGGCGGAGGGCTGCTGCTCCTCGGGTACGCCGTCGTCGCCGCGGTGCTCGCGATCGCCGTCCCGATGCGCCGCGACATCACCTGA